The following proteins are co-located in the Tetrapisispora phaffii CBS 4417 chromosome 4, complete genome genome:
- the TPHA0D04550 gene encoding uncharacterized protein (ancestral locus Anc_7.340): MKIKWTCNCCKERNHYNGNDAQQYGIDFSRLNLCRKCHKISCDSCQLFQDYEKFCPYCCRNNKVPDCADGSRLSFEERYCQEICYDEYCTNGCFQCPKCNNSLALSLCKNERLKDPNGKTISFQCYCCSWSWSTELPGNVKLLSKHIFSLHLNLDPKFQRFKQLSNIYLNDSSDCSNNDPSYSVKDIYLKQGDLQSARGLLDIINNKKETSFNTSSTVLLNDQFPHQNLYDDTNTSLPELSKLVMKFEYKCPHCEETILKPSSELYSSDNTYESFAFTQLPTIEVSAIKDLKQDLVLIMKNIEDNLNDFVQAEIITSDNIQLSQNKFIFMKSTGDKLQDKSKYYAELMSYLEGLPSFDLNLCDNVNNKFVRIEKQRRLAKNNNIAVMNNANSPMNYKEESDRYIVSPIKILTETALNKLLVKYKFKTYEVSLECILK, encoded by the coding sequence ATGAAAATCAAATGGACATGCAATTGCTGTAAGGAAAGAAACCATTATAATGGGAATGATGCCCAACAGTATGgtattgatttttcaagGTTAAATCTGTGCAGAAAATGCCATAAAATTAGTTGTGATTCCTGCCAGTTATTTCAAGATTATGAAAAATTCTGTCCTTATTGTTGCAGGAATAATAAGGTTCCAGATTGTGCTGACGGTAGCAGATTATCATTTGAGGAACGTTATTGTCAGGAAATATGTTATGACGAATATTGTACCAATGGCTGTTTCCAATGTCCCAAGTGTAATAATTCCTTGGCTTTGTCATTATGTAAAAATGAACGTTTGAAGGATCCAAATGGAAAAACGATAAGTTTTCAATGTTATTGTTGCTCTTGGTCATGGTCAACTGAACTGCCAGGTAATGTGAAGTTGTTATCtaaacatattttttctttacaCTTAAACTTGGATCCTAAGTTTCAAAGATTTAAACAACTGTCTAATATTTATCTAAACGATAGCTCAGATTGCAGTAATAATGATCCATCATATTCCGTAAAAGACATCTATTTGAAGCAAGGAGATTTACAATCTGCTAGAGGGTTATTGGACATAATTAACAACAAAAAAGAGACTTCTTTTAATACTTCTTCTACTGTCTTATTAAACGATCAATTTCCTCATCAAAACCTTTATGACGATACCAACACTTCTTTACCAGAACTTTCAAAGTTAGTAATGAagtttgaatataaatgtCCTCATTGTGAAGAAACTATACTTAAACCATCTTCAGAGCTCTACTCAAGTGATAATACTTATGAATCATTTGCATTTACACAATTGCCAACAATAGAAGTAAGTGCTATTAAAGATCTGAAGCAAGACTTAGtgttgataatgaaaaatattgaagataatCTTAATGATTTCGTTCAAGCAGAAATTATTACTAGTGATAACATTCAATTAtctcaaaataaatttattttcatgaAGTCCACTGGTGACAAATTGCAAgataaaagtaaatattaTGCTGAATTAATGAGCTACCTAGAAGGACTACCGTCGTTCGATTTGAACCTTTGTGACAATGTCAATAACAAATTTGTTCGCATAGAGAAGCAAAGAAGATTAGCcaaaaacaataacatAGCAGTCATGAATAATGCCAATTCTCCTATGaattataaagaagaatcaGATCGATATATTGTAAGtccaataaaaatattgacaGAAACtgcattaaataaattacttgtaaaatataaattcaaaacttATGAAGTTTCACTAGAATGCATACTAAAATGA
- the TPHA0D04560 gene encoding ENTH domain-containing protein (similar to Saccharomyces cerevisiae ENT1 (YDL161W) and ENT2 (YLR206W); ancestral locus Anc_7.342) has protein sequence MSNQFVRSMKNVVKGYSSTQVLVRNATANEGTGPNIDLLADIAEKTYDSADFFEIMDMLDKRLNDKGKYWKHIAKSLTVLDYLVRFGSENCVLWCKENLYLIKTLTEFRYEDENSGGVDQGQIIRVKAKELTALLMDDERLREERRLNNRRDRNRNRRPPARNGSDEDLQRALEESRRTAEEDERKRRLNQDDSDLQAALQLSKEEEELKRLQELQSSMHMQQQQPVYYDVFGNPISYEEYLQYQMQQDQLQKQQQNEWLLQQKQQDLLAQQQQQEMLLQQQQFLLAQQQQQASYLAQQQAMMQQQQQMPMQTGSNNPFALNNQQTNNNNVQAASELPDFTKPQAQSYQPAKLPEQIEIQQPVQQPVQQPLQQNRTGNKEMTNKYNELNQLLASGTGIDTFGNTGETRIPAQHTQTGTFINSQGTGYRQQSGESKVNPFLSNQYTGLPSSNIIPTQTGYGFGNQPQQQQYQQQQQQNNNQGVSLIDL, from the coding sequence GGTTACTCGTCGACGCAGGTGTTGGTGCGTAATGCGACTGCAAATGAGGGCACGGGCCCTAATATCGACCTCTTGGCAGACATTGCTGAGAAGACTTACGATTCTGCGGATTTTTTCGAGATCATGGATATGTTAGACAAGAGATTGAATGATAAAGGTAAGTACTGGAAGCATATTGCCAAGTCGTTGACAGTTTTGGACTATTTGGTTAGGTTTGGTAGTGAGAATTGTGTGTTGTGGTGTAAGGAGAATTTGTATCTGATTAAAACATTGACGGAGTTTAGGTACGAAGATGAGAATTCTGGTGGTGTAGATCAAGGTCAGATCATTAGGGTCAAAGCTAAAGAGTTGACTGCGCTTTTGATGGACGATGAAAGGTTGAGAGAGGAGAGAAGGTTGAACAACAGACGTGATCGTAATAGAAACCGTCGTCCTCCTGCCCGTAATGGAAGTGACGAGGATTTGCAAAGAGCCTTGGAAGAGAGTAGGAGAACTGCAGAAGAAGACGAGAGGAAAAGAAGGTTGAACCAGGACGATTCCGATTTGCAAGCAGCTTTACAATTGTcgaaagaagaagaagaattgaaaagattACAAGAATTACAAAGTAGCATGCATAtgcagcaacaacaacctGTTTACTATGATGTATTCGGCAATCCAATCTCTTATGAGGAATATCTCCAATATCAAATGCAACAAGATCAATTACAAAAGCAACAACAAAACGAATGGTTACTACAACAAAAGCAACAGGACTTGCTAGcgcaacaacaacagcaagAAATGTTAttgcaacaacaacaatttttattagctcaacagcaacaacaagCCTCCTATTTGGCTCAGCAGCAGGCAATGAtgcaacagcaacagcaaaTGCCAATGCAAACCGGTTCAAACAACCCATTCGCATTGAATAATCAACAaacaaacaataataatgtaCAAGCAGCTTCAGAATTGCCAGATTTCACCAAACCACAAGCTCAATCTTATCAACCTGCTAAACTACCAGAACAAATAGAAATTCAACAACCCGTGCAACAGCCTGTACAACAACCATTGCAACAAAATAGAACTGGTAACAAAGAAATGacaaacaaatataatgaattaaacCAATTATTGGCCTCTGGTACAGGTATAGATACATTCGGTAACACTGGTGAAACACGTATACCTGCTCAACATACGCAAACTGGAACATTCATCAATTCTCAAGGTACTGGTTATAGACAACAATCGGGCGAATCAAAAGTTAACCCATTCTTATCCAACCAATACACTGGCTTGCCAAGTTCAAATATCATACCAACTCAAACCGGTTATGGGTTTGGTAATCAACCACAGCAGCAGCAATATcagcagcaacaacaacaaaataataatcaagGCGTTAGTTTGATTGACTTATAA